One Spea bombifrons isolate aSpeBom1 chromosome 1, aSpeBom1.2.pri, whole genome shotgun sequence DNA window includes the following coding sequences:
- the DRD5 gene encoding D(1B) dopamine receptor yields the protein MLALSVGTSIPRGELQGKHLRSAEEDTLKYPEMLMNSTQLQETQQKKELLAGQIVTGSLLSLLILWTLFGNILVCTAVMRFRHLRSRVTNIFIVSLAVSDLLVALIVMPWKAVAEVAGHWPFGAFCDIWVAFDIMCSTASILNLCVISVDRYWAISSPFRYERKMTQKVALLMISAAWTLSVLISFIPVQMNWHKNNKDSQTLGNQTVVDCDSSLNRTYAISSSLISFYIPVAIMIVTYTRIYRIAQIQIRRISTLERAAEHAQSCRSNRVDCRHHHNSLKTSIKKETKVLKTLSIIMGVFVCCWLPFFILNCMVPFCDRSSGHPKVGLPCVSETTFDIFVWFGWANSSLNPIIYAFNADFRKVFSNLLGCGNWCSTTPVETVNISNELISYNQDTIFHKDIITAYVNMIPNVVACIDDNDETFDRMSQISQTSPNNELATGSVCDLDCDTDISLHKITPSMPNGLH from the exons ATGCTAGCTCTGTCCGTAGGAACTTCTATTCCAAGAGGAGAACTGCAAGGCAAG CACCTGCGCAGCGCTGAAGAAGACACCTTGAAGTATCCGGAGATGCTGATGAACAGTACTCAGCTCCAGGAAACGCAGCAGAAGAAGGAGCTGCTGGCTGGGCAGATAGTCACCGGCAGCCTGCTGTCCCTCCTGATCCTCTGGACCCTTTTTGGTAACATCTTGGTATGCACTGCGGTGATGAGATTCAGGCACCTACGCAGTAGGGTGACTAACATATTTATTGTGTCTTTGGCCGTCTCCGATCTCCTGGTGGCCCTGATAGTCATGCCATGGAAAGCTGTAGCAGAAGTGGCAGGTCACTGGCCATTTGGAGCCTTCTGCGACATCTGGGTGGCCTTTGACATTATGTGCTCCACTGCAAGCATCCTAAATCTTTGTGTAATCAGTGTGGATAGGTATTGGGCAATTTCTAGCCCTTTTAGGTATGAGAGGAAGATGACCCAAAAGGTGGCTTTGTTGATGATCAGTGCTGCTTGGACTCTCTCTGTCCTCATTTCTTTTATACCAGTGCAAATGAACTggcataaaaacaataaagatagcCAGACTTTGGGTAATCAAACTGTAGTGGACTGTGACTCCAGTCTGAACAGGACCTATGCTATCTCCTCCTCTTTAATCAGTTTCTACATTCCTGTAGCCATCATGATTGTGACCTATACACGGATCTATAGGATTGCTCAAATTCAGATCAGGAGGATATCCACCCTAGAAAGGGCAGCGGAACATGCCCAGAGCTGCAGGAGCAACCGGGTGGATTGCAGGCATCACCACAACAGCTTAAAAACTTCTATCAAGAAAGAGACCAAAGTCCTAAAAACATTATCTATCATTATGGGAGTATTTGTGTGCTGCTGGTTaccatttttcattttgaacTGCATGGTTCCCTTTTGTGATAGGTCTTCTGGACACCCAAAAGTTGGACTACCTTGTGTAAGTGAGACCACTTTTGACATCTTTGTCTGGTTTGGTTGGGCTAACTCTTCATTAAACCCCATTATTTATGCTTTCAACGCTGATTTTCGTAAGGTCTTCTCCAATCTTCTGGGATGTGGAAATTGGTGTTCCACCACCCCTGTTGAAACAGTTAACATCAGCAACGAGCTTATTTCCTATAACCAAGATACCATATTTCACAAAGATATTATAACTGCTTATGTCAACATGATCCCCAATGTGGTGGCTTGTATAGATGACAATGATGAGACTTTTGATCGAATGTCACAGATCTCTCAAACATCACCTAACAATGAGCTAGCTACTGGTTCAGTATGTGACCTGGACTGTGACACTGATATCTCATTACATAAGATAACACCTTCCATGCCAAACGGTTTACATTAA